A window of Rufibacter sp. LB8 contains these coding sequences:
- a CDS encoding transposase yields the protein MSRSYKIKDQDFLYFVSFATVYWVDVFTRREYKDIFVESLRYCIQHKGLHVYAWCLMPNHVHLIIGSKGEKLEDILRDLKRHTSKEITKAIDANTQESRKGWLLWLFERAGQRNPNNTKYQFWQQHNHPIEVSTNALLAQKLDYVHQNPVKEGWVEEPEQYLYSSAKDYAGLKGLVPVILIE from the coding sequence ATGAGCCGCAGCTACAAAATAAAGGACCAGGACTTCCTCTATTTCGTGTCTTTTGCCACGGTATATTGGGTAGACGTGTTTACCCGGCGGGAATACAAAGACATTTTTGTGGAAAGCCTGCGCTATTGCATTCAGCACAAAGGCCTGCACGTGTATGCGTGGTGCCTGATGCCCAACCATGTACATTTGATTATTGGCTCAAAGGGTGAAAAACTGGAGGATATCTTACGTGATTTAAAGCGGCATACTTCCAAAGAAATTACCAAAGCCATTGACGCCAACACTCAGGAAAGCCGCAAAGGCTGGCTTCTCTGGCTCTTTGAACGGGCGGGGCAGCGCAATCCCAACAACACCAAATACCAATTCTGGCAACAGCACAACCATCCCATTGAGGTAAGCACCAATGCCCTGCTGGCCCAGAAGCTGGACTACGTGCACCAAAACCCCGTGAAGGAAGGTTGGGTAGAGGAGCCGGAACAGTATCTGTATTCTAGCGCGAAGGATTA
- a CDS encoding homogentisate 1,2-dioxygenase: MAYYHRLGNIPRKRHTQFRKPDGSLYHEQLVGTLGFSGVSSLLYHNHAPTRITRIGEPVPYGPVQSTVPLAPYHLRPFKGESTGEDYLSARKTVLMNKDCTISICLPKQREMDYFYKNALADEIVFIHEGSGALLSQMGRLEVEAGDYVVIPRTIIHQWKWNEGPVRLLITESFSPVETVRRYRNHFGQLLEHSPYCERDIRPPHELILDDAPGEYLLQIKKEGFLHQYTYDYSPLDVVGWDGYFYPYAFSIHDFEPITGRIHQPPPVHQTFETQGFVVCSFVPRLFDYHPLAIPAPYNHSNVDSDEILYYVAGNFMSRKGVDIGSFTIHPSGLPHGPHPGTVEASIGKKETHELAVMIDTFKPLYLTVDALEFLDQNYPMSWNPDVAPHAPRPADMMD, translated from the coding sequence ATGGCCTACTACCATAGATTAGGAAACATTCCGCGGAAGCGGCACACGCAGTTCAGAAAGCCCGATGGCAGTTTGTACCATGAGCAGTTGGTGGGTACGTTGGGGTTTTCGGGGGTGTCGTCGTTGCTGTACCATAACCATGCGCCCACCCGCATCACGCGCATTGGCGAACCGGTGCCGTACGGACCGGTGCAATCTACCGTGCCGCTGGCGCCGTACCATCTACGCCCCTTCAAAGGCGAAAGCACCGGCGAAGATTACCTGAGCGCGCGCAAGACGGTCTTGATGAACAAAGATTGCACTATTTCTATCTGCCTCCCGAAGCAACGCGAGATGGACTATTTCTACAAAAATGCGCTCGCAGATGAGATTGTGTTCATCCATGAAGGTTCCGGCGCCTTGCTGTCGCAGATGGGCCGGCTGGAGGTAGAGGCCGGCGATTACGTGGTCATCCCTAGAACCATCATCCACCAATGGAAATGGAACGAAGGCCCCGTCCGCCTTTTAATCACCGAGAGCTTCAGCCCGGTAGAGACCGTGCGGCGCTATAGAAACCACTTCGGGCAACTGCTGGAGCACAGCCCGTACTGTGAGCGCGACATCAGGCCACCGCATGAATTGATTCTAGATGATGCGCCGGGTGAGTATCTGCTTCAGATTAAGAAAGAAGGTTTTCTGCACCAGTACACCTATGACTATTCGCCGCTGGACGTGGTGGGTTGGGATGGTTATTTCTATCCGTATGCCTTTTCCATCCATGACTTTGAGCCCATTACCGGCCGCATTCACCAGCCGCCGCCCGTGCACCAAACGTTTGAGACGCAGGGGTTTGTAGTGTGCTCTTTCGTGCCGCGGTTGTTTGATTATCACCCGTTGGCAATTCCGGCGCCCTACAACCACTCCAACGTAGACTCAGACGAGATTCTGTATTACGTGGCCGGTAATTTCATGAGCAGAAAAGGCGTGGACATTGGCTCGTTCACCATTCACCCCAGCGGCCTTCCGCACGGCCCACACCCTGGCACCGTGGAAGCCAGCATAGGTAAGAAAGAAACCCATGAACTGGCCGTGATGATTGACACCTTCAAGCCGCTGTATTTAACTGTTGACGCCCTGGAATTCCTGGACCAAAACTATCCCATGAGCTGGAACCCAGACGTCGCCCCGCACGCCCCCCGACCCGCCGATATGATGGACTAA